Proteins co-encoded in one Plasmodium berghei ANKA genome assembly, chromosome: 11 genomic window:
- a CDS encoding EKC/KEOPS complex subunit CGI121, putative, which translates to MINRKLYIQDETVDVTLILFKNVTNSKDVLEIYNKQSDDISSSDQQNKFFLILDSQLVFNEGHILHSIYRGYHNFKTKKKITKNIILEIFFLLSSHENINECINQYKMNENSTSIIYVGVNMPNDQMIEVTKIIQGKSANFDEISSLHCEKKILEHFNTDINNIDRFIYHNIASKKIALN; encoded by the exons ATGATAAATCGTAAATTATACATACAAGACGAAACAGTGGATGTtactttaattttatttaaaaatgtaacaAATTCAAAAGACGTCCttgaaatttataataaacaaagTGATGATATATCCTCATCTGATCAGCAAAATAAATTCTTTCTTATTTTGGATAGTCAACTG GTTTTTAATGAAGGTCATATATTACATAGTATTTATAGAGGATATCACAATTTTAAGACAAAGAAAAAGATAaccaaaaatataatattggaaattttttttttattatcgtCTCATGAGAAT ATCAATGAATGCATAAATCAGTACAAGATGAATGAAAATTCTACCTCCATAATTTATGTGGGTGTTAATATGCCAAATGACCAG ATGATAGAAGTTACTAAAATAATTCAAGGAAAAAGTGCAAATTTTGATGAAATATCTTCTTTGCActgtgaaaaaaaaatattagagCATTTTAACACagacataaataatatcgATAGGtttatttatcataatattgCATCAAAGAAAATTGCTCTTAACtga
- a CDS encoding inositol-3-phosphate synthase, putative codes for MENYKGLNFSSTKVGNNNFYKKDGHFLNVKYNKQEDPDFVYSNYEHTEIEVKKDVKNGIIECKQIKNNYKIMTEKIKTKKLGILIIGIGGNNSTTMLGGICANAKKLTYLDKYEKKKPNYLGSIFLSSNIRLGYDKKEKEHYYCPIYNLVELYNPENIIYGGWDINNLNLKDCLIRNKVFDRDLVEQIKNDMDYVPLKSVYFKGNFIAANQQKRVNNILVGNNKLEILEKVRKQIQEFKKQNNLTDIIVLWSGNTEKNIPHIQGINDTFQNILLACQNNHESISPSIIYALASILENCPFINSSPQNTLVNGIVELAEQKGIFIIGNDLKTGQTKIKNLLLDTYFGTGLKPKSIVSYNHLGNNDGKNLSSDSQFYSKKVSKSNLICDYVKANENLYIDDNFDDIYTNKDADYCKGDSLTQTNVENEEMENEYNYSDAIEKQKVNSEIVIKYIPYVGDDKKAMDEYISELFMNGKNTISLYNVCQDSLLASPILIDLILLVELSQRVYFKSDKINEKVSENMSSTSLTNTIKIGNYELNHDILSNKYNGYRKMDSVLFLSSIFCKSPFNSNEYKTRHSFFSQIESLLNFVRIISGFPIDAHIDLSYMI; via the exons atggAAAACTATAAGGGATTAAACTTTTCAAGCACAAAAGTAgggaataataatttttataaaaaggatgggcattttttaaatgtaaaatataataaacaagAGGATCCAGATTTCGTTTATTCAAACTATGAACATACTGAAATTGAAGTAAAGAAAGatgtaaaaaatggaataatagaatgtaaacaaattaaaaataattataaaatcatgactgaaaaaataaaaacaaaaaaattaggaATATTGATAATTGGAATTGGTGGAAATAATTCAACAACTATGTTAGGAGGAATATGCGcaaatgcaaaaaaattaacatatttagataaatatgaaaaaaaaaaacccAATTATTTAGGTAGCATATTCTTATCATCTAATATTAGATTAGgttatgataaaaaagaaaaagaacaCTATTATTGtcctatatataatttagtGGAATTATATAACccagaaaatattatttatggtGGGTGGGATattaacaatttaaatttaaaagattGTTTAATAAGAAATAAAGTGTTTGATCGTGACTTAGTTgagcaaataaaaaatgatatggATTATGTACCATTAAAAAgtgtatattttaaaggAAATTTCATTGCCGCTAATCAGCAAAAAAGagtaaataatatattagttgggaataataaattagaaattttggaaaaagtaagaaaacaaattcaagaatttaaaaaacaaaataatttaactGATATTATAGTATTATGGTCAGGTAAtactgaaaaaaatataccaCATATTCAAGGAATTAATGATACTTTTcagaatattttattagcaTGCCAAAATAATCATGAATCAATTTCTCcaagtattatatatgccTTAGCATctattttagaaaattgtccatttataaatagtaGTCCCCAAAATACTTTGGTAAATGGAATTGTTGAATTAGCTGAACAAAAaggaatatttataattggaaatgatttaaaaactGGCCAaactaaaataaaaaatcttCTTTTGGATACATACTTTGGAACAG GATTAAAACCAAAAAGTATTGTTTCATATAACCATTTAGGAAATAATGATGGAAAAAATCTTTCGTCAGATAGCCAATTTTATAGTAAAAAAGTTTCTAAAAGTAATTTGATATGTGATTATGTAAAAGctaatgaaaatttatatatagatgATAACTTTGATGatatatacacaaataAAGATGCTGATTATTGTAAAGGGGATAGTTTAACACAAACAAATgtagaaaatgaagaaatggaaaatgaatataattattctGATGCTAttgaaaaacaaaaagtCAATAGtgaaatagtaataaaatatattccatATGTAGGGGATGATAAAAAAGCTATGGATGAATATATTAGTGAGTTATTTATGAATGgtaaaaatacaatatctttatataatgtatGTCAAGATTCTTTATTAGCATCTCCAATTTTAATTGACCTTATACTTCTTGTCGAATTATCGCAAAGAGTTTATTTTAAAtctgataaaataaatgaaaaagtaTCTGAAAATATGAGTAGTACATCTTTAACTAATACTATTAAAATTGGTAATTATGAATTAAACCATGATATATTAAgtaacaaatataatggTTACAGAAAAATGGATAGTGTTTTATTTCTCTCAAGTATTTTTTGCAAATCACCTTTTAATTctaatgaatataaaaccAGACATTCATTCTTTTCACAAATTGAGAGTTTGTTAAATTTTGTTAGAATCATATCTGGCTTTCCTATAGATGCACACATAGATCTTTCTTATATGATTTAG
- a CDS encoding apical rhoptry neck protein, putative: MKKIYLFFLILLININININYCLSKKNIKRKAQLRNYLGNKNTIDIKDKYYNDNTEYVQDLLKKDKNQINEYNNPTKSINHNIKNKKRNNKSTYSFMSLNFFPFIAHTSGYPNGSSIPPNETGAHFYNFEKSPTIQYMLIDEERKNSFLYIIFLVTSFTVVVLVAFFIFKFFFKL, translated from the coding sequence ATGAAGaagatatatttgttttttctcattttattaataaatataaacataaatataaattattgtttatccaaaaaaaatataaaaagaaaagcaCAATTAAGAAATTATTTAGGCAACAAAAATACAATTGatataaaagataaatattataatgataatacaGAATATGTACAAgatcttttaaaaaaagataaaaatcaaataaatgaatataataatccCACAAAATCCATTaatcataatattaaaaataaaaaaagaaataataaaagtacATACTCATTTATgtctttaaatttttttccatttattgCACACACATCAGGGTACCCCAATGGAAGTTCAATACCCCCAAATGAAACAGGTGcccatttttataattttgaaaaaagtCCAACAATACAATATATGTTAATTGATGAAGAACGAAAAAATTCTTTTCTgtacataatttttctcGTTACATCATTTACTGTAGTTGTGCTTGTagctttttttatatttaaatttttttttaaattataa